Part of the Pseudomonadota bacterium genome is shown below.
GGCGCGCCTTTCGGACCTCTATGCCAAGAACAGGGCGGGTAAGGTCGTCCTGACCGTTCCGAGTGGTGCACGGGTGCTCCTGCCCGTCCTGGTCACGGATCCGGGATCGGACCTATGCGCAGCCGCCACCGCGCGCGGGCGGCTCCTGGTCTTTCCGGTATCCGAGCTGCCGCTCCTGCAGAAGGGCAAGGGTCTGAGAATCATCCACGTACCGAGCGCCAAGCTGGCCGCGCGCGAGGAATTCGTGGCGGGGGTTGGTTCCGTCCCGGAGGGCGGGTCGCTCGTGGTAGTTGCCGGGCAGCGACATCTGACGCTTACCACAAGGGATCTCGCGGCGTATGCGGGCGTTCGCGGAACGCGCGGGCAGATGCTGCCGAGGGGATTCCAAAACGTCAGCGGCGTTGGAAAAAAAAATGGCCGGGCGTGAGCCCGGCCAATGCAGGACGGTATTGAGCGGGGAGGGGGAGGAGCCCGTCCTGCGAGCGAACCTATCGGCGAGGAGGTGGGATCCTTTACGGGATCACGGGGGATGGGGGGGCTTGAAGCGGGGCGAAGGACCCCCACTTGAACCATGTTGCGCCCATTGGTGTTGCGTCAATTGAATCGTTGGTGTGAGGAGGAGAACCATGTTGCGCATCCTGTTATTTCTGGCCACCAACGTCGCGGTGATGGTGGTCCTGAGCATCGCCGTCAAGGTCCTGGGCCTAGAAGAGGCGCTGGCGGCGCAGGGCTCCGGGATCGATCTCCCGGCGCTCCTTGTCATGGCCGGCATCATCGGCATGGGCGGGTCCATCCTCTCGCTCCTGATATCCAAGTGGTCGGCCAAGCGCCTGATGGGCCTGCACGTGATCGAGCGCCCGGGGGATACCCGCGAGGCTTGGTTGCTCGACACGGTCGCGAGGCTGGCGCGCGATGCCGGTATCGGCATGCCCGAGGTCGCGATCTTCGACTCGCCCACCCCCAATGCCTTCGCCACCGGCGCGAGCCGTGACAAGGCGCTGGTCGCGGTCAGCAGCGGCCTCTTAGAGCGCATGCGCGAGGGGGAAGTCGAGGCGGTCCTGGGGCACGAGGTCACGCACGTGGCGAACGGCGATATGGTGACGCTCGCGCTCGTCCAGGGCGTGGTCAATACCTTCGTCATCTTCCTCTCGCGGGTGGTCGGCCACGTGATCGACCGCGTGGTGCTCAAGAACGAGCGCGGCCATGGGCCGGGGTTCTGGATCACGACCATCGTCGCCGAGCTGGTGCTCGGCGTGCTCGCATCGATGATCGTCATGTGGTTCAGCCGCTGGCGGGAGTTCCGTGCCGACGCCGGGGGCGCCAGGCTGGCCGGCCGCGACAAGATGGTCGCGGCCCTCCAACGCCTCGGATCGCCGGTCGAGCAGGAGCCCCTGCCCGACCAGTTCCAGGCCTTCGGCATCGCCGGTGGCGGCGGTCTCATGCGCCTGTTCATGAGCCACCCGCCGATCGAGGAGCGCATCGAGGCGCTGCGGCGCAACTACACGTAAAGAAGGGGTGGGTGGGCAGTGCTGCGCCGAGGCGCTGAGGCCGCGCGCTAGCCGGCCCCCTCGCCGGGGTTTGATCTTGACCAGCATGTAGTTGAAGTGACCCTCCGGCGCTGGCGCGCGCCCTGGAGCCTCTTGAGGTCGTTGAAGGGACCGACGCCCACGCGATACCAGACATCGCTGCCCTTGATCACCACCCGCTGGCGGCTCGCGCTCGAGATCGCTGCGGGCGGTGGCCACACCCTCCTCTCGATTGAGCCGACCCTATATATAAGATCGTTTCTTATTCTCATGCTTCGGTATTAGAAGTTAAAGACAATAGCATCTACGGCCGAACATAATCCGTATTTTCTGCCCAAATCGGTAGAATCGGATGCGTGCACGACCCCTGACCGTAGGCCTGGGTGCATGGCTGAACATGCCGCGCCCGATTGAGGACTTTTGAGTTCGTCTGCCAGCCATTCCATGGTCACGCGGAAACGTCCGGTTGGAAAGAGGAAGTCCTGCCCCGAGCCGACGATTGGTCACACCGTACTAACAACATCTTGGAACGTGGGCTGGCGGACTTCGACGCGCCGAACCTTACCCCGGCTGAAAAGGTCACAATCTATTGCTACCAGTACATGCAGAAACACGCTGCAAGCACTTGCTACGTATTTGACACTGGAGCGAAACTCGGGCTCGCCGAGCCAGACGATTGGATTGTGCTGGACTTCGGGTCAGGTCCTGCGACGTTGGCTGTTGCCTTCTTGGCTAAAAGCGCAGGATGGTCAATCTATCGGAGCGTCCGCGAAGCCACTACTGAACTACATTGGGATTGAACGCAGTAAAGAAATGCGAGAAAAGGCCAAGACCGTGGCAAGAGAGAGCGGCCTATTTCATAAGGACTCAGATTTTGGTTTTGGCAAGTCCTTTGACGATGCCAATGGAATCTTCT
Proteins encoded:
- the htpX gene encoding protease HtpX, producing the protein MLRILLFLATNVAVMVVLSIAVKVLGLEEALAAQGSGIDLPALLVMAGIIGMGGSILSLLISKWSAKRLMGLHVIERPGDTREAWLLDTVARLARDAGIGMPEVAIFDSPTPNAFATGASRDKALVAVSSGLLERMREGEVEAVLGHEVTHVANGDMVTLALVQGVVNTFVIFLSRVVGHVIDRVVLKNERGHGPGFWITTIVAELVLGVLASMIVMWFSRWREFRADAGGARLAGRDKMVAALQRLGSPVEQEPLPDQFQAFGIAGGGGLMRLFMSHPPIEERIEALRRNYT